A single Pseudobdellovibrionaceae bacterium DNA region contains:
- a CDS encoding flagellar biosynthetic protein FliO, with translation MIRWTWMFSIICGFVVGNAYAGEEAELQDVRYLATGSGFQLELEFDRPYKADGVTVELINHTVQVNLPKAYYEQGKELQRVKDKKIKSIFTYQVNAGLLRSRIIYYPAHPAKDLEGRVKIEPKGNSVFVSVVDSSVAAAAPAPVTAREFPVIPPNDLNGELEKALEMAVPEDVEASSVQTSSATDILSKDMDFPAKLPEKKVTAKQADEVIPAKQEATAKSEISEMPTEGVAEKDIPVLTEAKVSKSEKEESSTYWRMAMSLVVVLVFAGALVIGAKYWTRNRVGAQDQTKIRVLTQHHMGPKKSLAIIQVAGESILIGVTDHNINLIKTLALLDEEIPTDTPNSFAKEMTRAGIGEDQIVDKVTTQIVASNKQLPPSEDDEFSFGRIQSQIADRLKEMRSL, from the coding sequence GTGATTCGTTGGACATGGATGTTCTCAATCATATGTGGGTTTGTTGTCGGCAATGCTTATGCTGGCGAAGAGGCGGAGCTGCAGGATGTTCGTTATTTGGCAACCGGCAGTGGTTTTCAGTTGGAACTGGAATTTGACCGCCCTTACAAGGCTGATGGCGTGACCGTTGAACTGATAAATCACACAGTACAAGTCAACCTCCCCAAGGCTTATTATGAACAGGGCAAGGAGTTGCAAAGGGTCAAAGACAAGAAAATCAAAAGTATTTTCACTTACCAGGTAAACGCCGGTCTTCTTCGATCTCGGATCATCTATTATCCCGCTCATCCAGCTAAGGACCTGGAGGGTCGGGTAAAAATAGAGCCCAAGGGTAACTCGGTCTTTGTTTCGGTGGTTGATTCCAGTGTGGCGGCAGCCGCCCCTGCACCTGTCACGGCAAGAGAGTTTCCTGTTATTCCTCCCAACGATCTGAATGGGGAGTTGGAAAAGGCATTGGAGATGGCCGTACCCGAGGACGTCGAAGCCAGTTCAGTGCAGACATCTAGCGCCACAGATATTCTCAGCAAAGACATGGATTTCCCGGCAAAGTTGCCTGAGAAGAAGGTCACGGCCAAGCAGGCAGACGAAGTAATCCCTGCGAAACAAGAGGCGACCGCGAAATCTGAGATTTCTGAAATGCCTACTGAGGGAGTTGCCGAAAAGGACATCCCTGTTTTGACTGAAGCTAAGGTCAGCAAATCGGAAAAGGAAGAAAGTTCCACCTATTGGCGCATGGCCATGAGTCTTGTTGTCGTCCTGGTTTTTGCCGGCGCACTGGTGATCGGAGCAAAATACTGGACACGCAATCGTGTAGGCGCACAGGATCAGACTAAAATCCGGGTTCTCACTCAGCATCACATGGGGCCGAAGAAAAGCTTGGCCATTATTCAGGTGGCAGGAGAGAGCATTCTCATCGGTGTCACCGATCACAACATTAATTTGATAAAAACACTAGCCCTTTTGGATGAAGAAATACCCACGGATACCCCGAACTCCTTTGCCAAGGAGATGACAAGAGCTGGAATCGGGGAAGACCAAATCGTGGACAAGGTAACCACTCAAATTGTAGCTTCCAACAAGCAGCTGCCCCCAAGCGAGGACGATGAGTTTTCGTTTGGTCGAATTCAGAGTCAGATTGCCGACCGCCTAAAGGAAATGAGGTCTTTGTGA
- a CDS encoding KamA family radical SAM protein — translation MLTFAPTTPFAHVSPEDWLDPQWQMKNCLESKEDFAAHFTLSAEEELAFAQLHELFRIRVTPYYASLVNPSDPLDPIRRILMPHSLELDSGPYILEDPLGERRHRPVERIVHRYPDRVLFLVTDFCSVYCRYCTRKHFTGQDQVFPKREEYVQALEYIKSHSSIREVILSGGDPLTLSDSRLDQVLSDLRQIPHVEIIRIGSRIPVVNPMRITEELVQIIRRSSPVFFLVHFNHPRELTAEAAQALGLLVDHGIPVMNQMVLLNGVNNHPAIVQALSRRLLYLRVKPYYMFQCDPSEGTRHLQTSVEQSEDIQRELWGRLSGLALPNLSLDIPGGGGKVSLVPDFEVGRQGVTRTYRGWDGFGSEYVSPDLQEMLTPSDVDQYIAEWNTIRHAPYGLPKNRRSPHDAESANSRSKGQSPLEC, via the coding sequence ATGCTGACATTTGCTCCCACAACTCCATTTGCCCACGTGAGCCCAGAGGACTGGCTCGATCCCCAATGGCAGATGAAAAACTGCCTGGAGTCCAAAGAGGACTTTGCCGCCCACTTTACTTTGTCAGCGGAAGAAGAGCTGGCCTTTGCCCAGCTCCATGAACTCTTCCGCATCCGCGTGACCCCCTACTACGCCAGTCTGGTCAATCCAAGCGACCCTTTGGACCCCATCAGGCGGATTCTAATGCCTCATTCTTTGGAGTTGGATTCTGGTCCTTATATATTAGAGGACCCTTTGGGGGAGAGGCGCCACCGTCCGGTCGAGAGGATCGTTCACCGTTACCCGGATCGGGTTTTGTTTTTGGTCACCGACTTCTGTAGTGTCTACTGCCGCTATTGCACACGAAAGCACTTTACGGGTCAGGACCAGGTATTTCCCAAGCGCGAGGAATATGTGCAGGCCTTGGAGTATATCAAGTCTCACTCCTCGATCCGGGAAGTGATCTTAAGTGGCGGAGACCCCTTGACCTTGTCGGACTCGCGCCTAGATCAGGTTCTTTCCGATCTTCGCCAGATTCCCCATGTGGAGATCATACGTATTGGTTCGCGTATTCCTGTTGTGAATCCTATGCGCATCACGGAAGAATTGGTTCAAATCATTCGACGGTCATCCCCGGTATTTTTTCTCGTTCACTTTAATCATCCCCGCGAGCTGACGGCCGAGGCTGCCCAGGCCCTGGGTTTACTGGTGGATCACGGTATTCCGGTCATGAATCAAATGGTTCTTTTGAATGGCGTAAACAATCATCCAGCCATTGTGCAGGCTCTGTCCCGAAGGCTTTTATATTTGCGCGTGAAGCCCTATTACATGTTTCAATGCGATCCCTCTGAAGGTACCCGCCACTTGCAAACTTCGGTGGAGCAATCAGAAGACATTCAACGCGAACTGTGGGGGCGGCTTTCCGGTTTGGCTCTCCCCAATCTTTCGTTAGACATCCCCGGGGGTGGGGGAAAAGTCAGTTTGGTTCCCGACTTTGAGGTGGGGAGGCAGGGAGTCACGCGTACTTACAGGGGATGGGATGGATTTGGGTCGGAGTACGTAAGTCCGGATTTGCAGGAGATGTTGACCCCTTCGGACGTGGATCAGTACATTGCTGAATGGAACACCATTCGTCACGCCCCCTATGGATTACCGAAAAACAGGAGATCGCCCCATGATGCTGAATCAGCAAATTCACGATCTAAAGGACAAAGTCCTCTCGAGTGTTGA
- the fliQ gene encoding flagellar biosynthesis protein FliQ: MTEELILKLGQETIKTTAMIAGPMLGGALVIGLIISVLQAITQINEATLTFIPKMAIVALVVVLAAPWMLDVMSQFTTELLQNIAHYVRE; this comes from the coding sequence ATGACGGAAGAGCTGATCTTAAAACTCGGACAAGAGACAATTAAAACGACGGCAATGATAGCAGGACCGATGCTGGGTGGCGCTCTGGTGATTGGTTTAATTATCAGTGTGCTACAGGCGATCACCCAGATCAACGAAGCCACTCTGACTTTTATTCCCAAGATGGCCATTGTCGCTTTGGTGGTGGTGCTAGCCGCCCCGTGGATGCTGGATGTAATGAGTCAATTTACCACTGAGCTGTTGCAGAACATTGCTCATTATGTGAGGGAGTAG
- the fliP gene encoding flagellar type III secretion system pore protein FliP (The bacterial flagellar biogenesis protein FliP forms a type III secretion system (T3SS)-type pore required for flagellar assembly.), translated as MFSFLLIALGVFGFSYVASAQVTLPSVNLGFKTTNDPNEMVNAIKILVILTVLTLAPAILIMMTSFTRIVIVLSFVRQALGTQQMPPNQLMIGLALFLTLFVMSPFLTKINENAIQPYLKGSINQEQAFDAGVAPLRKFMFNQTRDSDLALFVKMAKIERPKTRADVPTQVLIPAFIVSELKTAFQIGFIIYLPFLVIDMVAASVLMAMGMMMLPPVIISLPFKIMLFVMVDGWTLLVGGLVESFG; from the coding sequence ATATTTTCCTTTCTGCTTATTGCGCTTGGGGTCTTTGGCTTTTCCTACGTCGCATCTGCTCAAGTCACTCTACCGTCGGTGAATCTGGGTTTCAAGACCACCAACGATCCCAATGAAATGGTAAATGCCATCAAGATTTTGGTGATCTTAACCGTTCTGACATTGGCCCCGGCGATTTTGATTATGATGACGAGCTTCACTCGAATCGTCATTGTCCTGTCCTTTGTTCGACAGGCACTTGGTACTCAACAGATGCCGCCCAATCAATTGATGATAGGATTAGCCCTATTTCTCACTTTGTTTGTTATGTCGCCATTTCTGACAAAAATTAACGAAAACGCCATCCAACCCTACTTAAAGGGAAGTATTAACCAGGAGCAGGCCTTTGACGCCGGGGTGGCACCTTTGCGCAAGTTCATGTTCAACCAGACCCGCGACAGTGATTTAGCCTTGTTTGTCAAGATGGCCAAGATTGAGAGACCCAAAACTCGTGCGGACGTTCCTACCCAGGTTTTGATTCCAGCCTTTATCGTTTCAGAGCTAAAAACGGCCTTTCAAATAGGGTTCATCATTTATCTGCCTTTTTTGGTAATCGATATGGTGGCGGCAAGTGTCCTTATGGCCATGGGTATGATGATGCTCCCACCGGTAATTATTTCTCTGCCATTTAAAATTATGCTGTTTGTGATGGTCGATGGATGGACTTTATTGGTTGGCGGACTCGTAGAAAGTTTTGGGTGA
- the fliM gene encoding flagellar motor switch protein FliM, which produces MSQVLSQSEVDALLAAVSEGELGESGDQAAQMGGPDDKVVVVYDLTSQDRIIRGRLPQLDVIYEKFMRAFRVSLSSALRKIASLNHASTDFLKFGEFINTLPMPTCMSVLRFNNLRGSALFVIESKLAYALVDNFFGGADRPYTKIEGKDFTPIELSIVRKVVDLAIEDLESAWSSVEKIDCSFVRTEINPQFVGIVPPTDIVIASTFDVELENANGTITLVIPYSTIEPIKQKLSTGFQVESDQTDKKMWTNTITDQLMGTRVELKVNLGQSSITLEELMELKVGDVIPLDQDATGELDVQVEQVKKFKGYYGIHHGTVAVQVTRHTKK; this is translated from the coding sequence ATGAGCCAGGTCTTATCACAAAGTGAAGTGGATGCGCTACTCGCCGCGGTTTCCGAAGGCGAGTTAGGTGAAAGTGGTGATCAAGCGGCCCAAATGGGCGGTCCAGATGACAAAGTCGTTGTCGTCTATGATCTAACAAGTCAGGACCGGATCATCCGCGGTCGACTGCCGCAGCTGGATGTCATTTACGAAAAGTTCATGCGCGCATTCCGCGTGTCTCTGTCATCTGCTCTACGCAAAATTGCCTCGCTTAACCACGCCAGTACGGATTTTTTAAAGTTTGGTGAGTTCATCAATACCCTGCCCATGCCAACCTGCATGTCGGTCCTTCGTTTTAACAATCTCAGGGGATCAGCCCTATTTGTGATTGAAAGTAAACTGGCCTACGCTCTGGTGGACAACTTTTTTGGAGGAGCTGACCGTCCTTATACCAAAATTGAGGGTAAGGACTTCACCCCCATTGAACTGTCCATTGTGCGTAAAGTTGTGGATTTGGCGATTGAGGATTTGGAAAGTGCCTGGTCTTCTGTGGAAAAGATCGACTGTTCCTTTGTGCGAACAGAAATCAATCCTCAGTTTGTGGGTATTGTGCCTCCCACAGATATCGTTATTGCCTCGACATTCGACGTTGAGCTGGAGAACGCCAACGGCACTATTACTTTGGTGATTCCTTATTCGACCATTGAGCCCATCAAGCAAAAGCTTTCCACGGGTTTTCAGGTCGAGTCTGACCAAACTGATAAAAAGATGTGGACTAATACCATTACCGATCAGCTGATGGGCACCCGAGTTGAGCTCAAAGTCAACCTAGGTCAGTCCTCTATTACATTAGAGGAGCTCATGGAACTTAAAGTCGGTGATGTCATCCCGCTCGACCAGGATGCGACTGGTGAGCTGGATGTTCAGGTGGAACAAGTTAAGAAGTTTAAGGGCTATTACGGAATTCATCATGGCACAGTTGCTGTGCAGGTGACCAGACACACAAAGAAGTGA
- a CDS encoding inositol monophosphatase, with protein MTDSGLDLDSALAQALSAAQIGREILLDYFGHLTQVEEKEQAGLVSEADLKSEEAIIKCLLEKFPQHQIMGEEQSFKSSHQGPVLENNKTPIWIIDPLDGTTNYVHGFHVFCISIGLQVNGELVVGVIDVPKLEQTFYAVKGKGAFVKEQEGQRKLSVSRRTQLKDSLLATGFIGMSNQAFEEQLKAFSALLKMTRGVRRPGAAAYDLCQVADGVYDGFWERNLNPWDTAAGALLVKEAGGLVTNYWGESFAVEMDSILAVNPHIQQPMIQVLGDCHQRQ; from the coding sequence ATGACGGACTCAGGGCTGGATTTGGACAGCGCGCTGGCGCAAGCATTGTCGGCTGCGCAAATTGGTCGGGAAATATTGTTGGATTATTTCGGACACTTAACTCAGGTTGAGGAGAAGGAGCAAGCCGGCCTGGTTTCCGAGGCTGATCTTAAGAGCGAGGAAGCCATCATCAAATGTCTTCTTGAGAAATTTCCTCAGCACCAAATTATGGGCGAAGAACAAAGTTTTAAATCTTCCCACCAAGGCCCAGTCCTGGAAAATAATAAGACACCCATCTGGATCATCGACCCGTTGGATGGCACGACTAACTATGTTCACGGATTCCATGTTTTTTGTATTTCGATTGGTCTTCAGGTCAATGGCGAGTTGGTCGTCGGCGTGATTGACGTGCCCAAGCTGGAACAGACCTTCTATGCGGTTAAAGGGAAGGGAGCTTTTGTAAAAGAACAAGAGGGTCAGAGGAAGTTGTCGGTGAGTAGGCGCACCCAGCTCAAAGACTCTCTTCTGGCCACCGGTTTTATTGGTATGTCCAATCAGGCTTTTGAAGAGCAGCTAAAAGCGTTTTCCGCTCTCCTAAAAATGACTCGCGGAGTGCGGCGCCCGGGAGCCGCGGCCTATGATCTCTGTCAGGTGGCCGATGGTGTCTACGATGGCTTTTGGGAGAGAAACCTCAACCCATGGGACACGGCTGCTGGAGCTCTGTTGGTCAAAGAGGCGGGTGGCCTGGTCACCAACTATTGGGGTGAGAGTTTTGCGGTGGAAATGGACTCCATCCTGGCTGTGAATCCCCATATCCAGCAACCCATGATCCAGGTCCTGGGCGACTGCCACCAGCGTCAGTAG
- a CDS encoding flagellar basal body-associated FliL family protein, with protein MSRRTKVAETNPAPQQEAQAAPAPSGQKPTLFIILAVVNMLIVAGVGTMIYLGKKKEAAQPGIDDVIQGESETQKKEQLEEDFIGKLIPLETFLVNVAGSRGRKLLKINMELEVDVDEVQAEIENLKPKIRDIIIITLSSKTYAQISTRDGKEAMRDEIRDQVNLFLTRGKIKRVYFTEFIFN; from the coding sequence ATGTCAAGGAGGACAAAAGTGGCAGAGACCAACCCGGCACCTCAACAGGAGGCCCAGGCTGCACCGGCACCATCGGGGCAGAAGCCGACACTCTTTATTATTCTCGCTGTGGTGAACATGCTCATCGTGGCTGGCGTCGGAACAATGATATACCTGGGAAAGAAAAAGGAAGCCGCCCAGCCTGGAATTGACGATGTGATCCAGGGCGAGAGCGAAACCCAAAAGAAGGAACAGCTTGAAGAGGACTTTATCGGCAAGCTGATTCCGCTGGAAACATTTCTTGTCAATGTTGCCGGCAGCAGGGGCCGTAAGCTCTTAAAAATCAATATGGAGCTGGAAGTTGACGTGGATGAGGTTCAGGCGGAAATCGAAAATCTGAAGCCAAAAATTCGCGACATCATAATTATTACCTTGTCCAGTAAGACGTACGCGCAGATTAGTACGCGTGACGGCAAGGAAGCCATGCGTGACGAGATCCGCGATCAGGTCAACCTGTTCCTGACACGCGGAAAGATTAAGAGAGTTTATTTTACTGAGTTTATTTTTAACTAA
- a CDS encoding UvrD-helicase domain-containing protein yields the protein MEHEIFSGYLNPSQAEAVKAIEGPLLILAGAGSGKTRVLTYRIAQLIALGEATPNQILAVTFTNKAAREMEGRTIQLLSDVGIPVYEQMWISTFHSICARILREDIHHLGYQPFFGIYDDADQLSMIKKVLNALNINDKVHPAKGFQARINQAKQLGLLPDQVGRRKGFFMDDKSLEVYTRYEVEMEKANSLDFGDLLLKTYILFRDYPEVLARYRDRFQYILVDEYQDTNHIQYLIVKMLAEGHRNLCVVGDEDQSIYSWRGADITNILSFEKDFPETKVVKLEQNYRSSKTIVSAASAMIQNNDLRKNKTLFTDNDQGEKITVREERNEYEEARYVVERIQGIMAARPDKSYRDFAVFYRTNAQSRVLEDLLRSHSVPYKLVGGMKFYARKEIKDLISYMKVLLNPADDVSIKRIINVPARGIGKTTIEKVETVALDRNISFYDALEWAAEQRIVHAGACKKLQNFRFLMDKMRVEMGDMTVAQLYHLVLDSTGYAIALKDENTPEAQSRLENLEELDNAIRQFEQERGDEASLQNFLEEMALVSDVDQMEDEENSVTLMTLHVSKGLEYPVVFIVGMEEGLFPSGRAFENENEEAMEEERRLAYVGITRAREKLFLTHARTRRVWGQEQSHPPSRFLSEIPREFIETTSSVSNQDFLNRFREKYGEQEFTTSRPATRRSPKSPYSGSKIPKSDPFPDYEGFSDTDEEAEATPTQQLAKGMRVRHPTFGDGSVFAVEGHGENQKVSVLFRSSLTKKFVVKYARLQILA from the coding sequence ATGGAGCATGAAATATTTTCAGGGTACCTCAATCCCTCCCAGGCCGAGGCCGTCAAGGCCATCGAAGGCCCCCTATTGATTTTGGCGGGCGCTGGGTCGGGGAAAACCCGGGTCCTCACCTACCGAATTGCTCAGCTTATCGCCCTGGGGGAGGCCACCCCTAATCAGATTTTAGCCGTCACCTTTACCAACAAGGCGGCCCGGGAGATGGAAGGGCGAACCATTCAGCTCTTGAGTGATGTGGGAATTCCCGTCTACGAACAAATGTGGATCAGCACCTTTCACTCGATCTGCGCACGTATTTTGCGCGAGGATATTCATCACCTGGGCTATCAGCCCTTTTTTGGCATTTACGACGATGCCGATCAGCTGAGCATGATCAAAAAAGTTTTGAATGCACTCAACATCAACGACAAGGTTCATCCGGCTAAAGGATTCCAAGCGCGCATCAATCAAGCCAAGCAATTGGGCCTATTGCCTGATCAGGTGGGTCGGCGCAAGGGCTTCTTTATGGACGACAAGAGCCTTGAGGTTTACACCCGCTACGAAGTGGAAATGGAAAAGGCCAACAGTCTGGATTTTGGTGATCTTCTGCTTAAGACCTACATTCTCTTTCGCGATTACCCTGAGGTCTTGGCTCGTTACCGGGACCGGTTTCAGTACATTCTGGTCGACGAGTATCAGGACACCAACCACATCCAATATTTAATTGTGAAGATGTTGGCTGAAGGGCATCGCAACTTGTGCGTTGTGGGTGACGAAGATCAAAGTATCTACAGTTGGCGGGGTGCCGACATCACTAACATTTTGAGCTTTGAGAAAGACTTCCCGGAAACCAAAGTCGTTAAGCTTGAGCAGAACTACCGCTCATCCAAGACAATTGTCTCTGCAGCCAGTGCCATGATCCAAAACAACGATCTCCGCAAGAATAAAACCCTGTTCACCGACAACGATCAGGGCGAAAAGATCACTGTCCGCGAAGAACGCAACGAGTACGAAGAAGCCCGCTACGTGGTCGAACGCATTCAGGGAATCATGGCGGCAAGGCCCGATAAGTCCTATCGTGATTTCGCTGTCTTTTACCGCACCAATGCCCAATCGCGGGTGTTGGAAGATCTCTTGCGCAGCCATAGTGTGCCTTACAAACTTGTCGGCGGCATGAAGTTCTATGCGCGCAAAGAAATCAAAGACCTGATTAGCTACATGAAGGTGTTATTGAACCCGGCCGACGATGTTTCTATCAAAAGGATCATCAATGTCCCTGCCCGGGGGATTGGTAAGACCACCATTGAAAAGGTGGAAACCGTCGCCCTGGATCGCAATATCTCCTTTTACGATGCTTTGGAGTGGGCCGCCGAGCAACGAATCGTCCACGCTGGAGCCTGCAAAAAGCTGCAGAATTTTCGCTTTCTCATGGATAAAATGCGGGTTGAAATGGGCGACATGACCGTGGCCCAACTCTATCACTTAGTCCTTGATAGCACAGGATACGCCATTGCGCTTAAAGATGAAAACACACCCGAGGCTCAGTCGCGTCTGGAAAACTTAGAAGAGTTGGACAATGCCATTCGCCAGTTTGAACAGGAACGCGGTGACGAGGCCTCTTTACAGAATTTCTTAGAGGAAATGGCCCTGGTCTCAGACGTGGACCAAATGGAAGATGAGGAGAACTCAGTCACCTTGATGACTCTTCACGTTTCCAAGGGGCTGGAATACCCAGTGGTCTTTATTGTTGGCATGGAAGAGGGACTCTTTCCCAGTGGACGGGCCTTTGAAAATGAAAATGAAGAAGCCATGGAAGAGGAGCGCCGCTTAGCCTATGTGGGGATCACCCGCGCACGGGAAAAGCTCTTTCTGACCCACGCCCGCACTCGAAGGGTCTGGGGTCAGGAGCAAAGTCATCCGCCCAGTCGCTTTTTGTCAGAAATTCCACGCGAATTTATTGAAACCACCAGTAGTGTTTCCAACCAGGATTTCCTCAATCGCTTTCGCGAAAAATATGGGGAACAGGAGTTCACAACCTCACGACCGGCCACCCGACGTAGCCCTAAATCCCCTTACAGCGGATCAAAGATTCCCAAGTCAGATCCATTTCCCGACTATGAAGGATTTAGTGACACGGATGAAGAGGCGGAAGCTACACCAACCCAGCAGTTGGCTAAAGGGATGCGCGTGCGCCATCCGACCTTTGGTGACGGTTCCGTATTTGCGGTTGAAGGACATGGCGAAAACCAAAAGGTCAGCGTGCTCTTTCGCAGCTCACTGACCAAAAAGTTCGTGGTTAAGTACGCTCGCCTACAGATACTGGCTTAG
- a CDS encoding SPOR domain-containing protein, translating into MLNQVGGSKADTIVKLVLIFFISLLSFSVGTFVGKQVSDSDYKRAALEEDYKSFRQAGHGEDQKVDHEEKVTDEELTSLTEEFVKKEKAAIAEKKPRDVASTKDDHPEAKVESQPSKEHAGYKKYSKGKPSEEFVAHDKAKKDEVAAYKEKLKAAEHEKESPHQVDTKGGSHEAASHEAKSHETTAAHSPSPVTKEAQRVADGKAPVADPAKVRTPTSVLPSVATSSVGKYTVQVASYATEEEAKAHASELKQKGWNAFYVPADVKGRTWFRVSIGLFTNQKSAMSFREELMKQSAISSAIIQRIVQ; encoded by the coding sequence ATGCTGAATCAAGTGGGCGGATCAAAAGCCGACACAATCGTTAAGCTGGTTCTGATTTTTTTCATCTCGTTGCTTTCATTTTCAGTCGGAACCTTTGTCGGCAAACAAGTTAGTGACAGTGATTACAAACGGGCGGCTCTCGAAGAAGACTACAAGAGCTTCCGTCAGGCGGGTCATGGTGAAGACCAAAAGGTCGATCACGAAGAAAAGGTGACCGACGAGGAACTCACCAGTTTGACTGAAGAGTTCGTCAAAAAGGAAAAGGCCGCCATTGCCGAGAAGAAGCCTCGTGATGTGGCCAGTACTAAAGATGATCATCCTGAGGCCAAGGTTGAAAGCCAGCCCAGCAAAGAACACGCCGGCTATAAAAAGTACTCTAAGGGTAAGCCCAGTGAGGAATTCGTTGCCCATGACAAGGCTAAGAAAGACGAAGTGGCGGCATATAAAGAGAAATTGAAGGCGGCTGAACATGAGAAAGAGTCACCTCATCAGGTCGACACCAAGGGTGGCTCTCACGAGGCGGCATCCCATGAAGCCAAGTCTCATGAGACAACTGCGGCACATTCACCTTCGCCCGTGACCAAAGAAGCCCAGAGGGTCGCTGATGGCAAGGCTCCAGTTGCTGATCCTGCAAAAGTAAGAACTCCAACGAGTGTTCTACCCTCTGTTGCCACCTCTTCAGTTGGCAAATACACCGTTCAGGTGGCTTCTTATGCCACCGAAGAAGAGGCTAAAGCCCATGCCTCTGAGTTGAAGCAAAAAGGATGGAATGCCTTTTATGTACCCGCTGACGTTAAAGGTAGAACCTGGTTTCGAGTGAGTATTGGCCTGTTCACTAATCAGAAGAGCGCCATGAGCTTTCGCGAGGAGCTGATGAAACAGTCAGCAATTTCCTCAGCGATCATCCAGCGGATTGTTCAATAA
- a CDS encoding DUF4442 domain-containing protein, with amino-acid sequence MLNQQIHDLKDKVLSSVETYWGFVPPNIKDTLKLTAFTLWKVPMIAFLSPRVLWSSDDKMEIKIPLNYRSKNHLGSMYFGALAVGADLVVGTLALKHMESFDENIQLIFKDFKAEYLKRAEGDVHFICDKGAEIEELVRQAAEGDERVHLPVEAYATVPSISDEVVAKFVLTLSLKKK; translated from the coding sequence ATGCTGAATCAGCAAATTCACGATCTAAAGGACAAAGTCCTCTCGAGTGTTGAAACCTATTGGGGTTTTGTTCCCCCAAACATCAAAGACACTTTAAAGCTGACGGCCTTCACTCTATGGAAGGTGCCGATGATTGCCTTTTTGTCGCCGCGTGTTCTGTGGTCTTCGGACGACAAAATGGAAATTAAAATTCCATTGAACTATCGAAGTAAAAACCATTTGGGCTCCATGTACTTTGGTGCATTGGCCGTGGGAGCCGACCTAGTGGTGGGAACACTCGCCTTGAAACACATGGAAAGCTTTGACGAAAATATCCAGCTGATCTTTAAAGACTTCAAGGCCGAGTATCTCAAGCGCGCTGAAGGCGATGTTCATTTTATTTGCGACAAGGGCGCTGAAATTGAAGAGTTGGTTCGCCAGGCCGCCGAAGGGGACGAAAGGGTTCATCTGCCGGTTGAGGCCTACGCCACGGTTCCGTCCATTTCAGACGAAGTAGTAGCCAAGTTTGTTCTCACTCTGTCGCTGAAGAAAAAGTAA
- the fliN gene encoding flagellar motor switch protein FliN, with protein MADDSSNAVKDLEAEMAEMAAEAEGVEEAAEDAMPDHSDSNLGLILDIPLRVTVELGRTKMVVSELLNLGQGSVIELSKLAGEPMEVLVNDKLVARGEAVVVNEKFGVRLTDIISPTERVEQLGN; from the coding sequence ATGGCTGATGACAGTTCAAATGCCGTTAAGGATCTCGAAGCTGAAATGGCCGAGATGGCAGCTGAGGCTGAGGGGGTTGAGGAGGCAGCGGAAGACGCAATGCCCGATCATTCAGACAGTAACCTCGGTTTGATCCTGGACATCCCACTGAGGGTTACAGTTGAACTCGGTCGCACCAAAATGGTGGTGAGCGAGTTGCTCAACCTTGGGCAGGGTTCGGTGATTGAGTTGAGCAAGCTGGCCGGTGAACCCATGGAGGTCCTGGTTAACGATAAGCTTGTTGCACGGGGAGAGGCCGTGGTCGTCAACGAAAAGTTTGGTGTACGTTTGACAGACATTATCTCTCCCACCGAGCGTGTTGAGCAGTTAGGTAATTGA